The Gambusia affinis linkage group LG11, SWU_Gaff_1.0, whole genome shotgun sequence genome contains a region encoding:
- the med4 gene encoding mediator of RNA polymerase II transcription subunit 4 produces MTSHPFVVKRDSNMATLAEKSTKERLLSLLDDLEVLSRELIEMLALSRSQKLPQPGEDTQILELLVQRDKEFQELMEVAQQQGKVHQEMQLLEKEVEKRDSDIQQLQKQLKEAEHILATAVYQAKEKLKSIEKARKGSISSEEIIKYAHRISASNAVCAPLNWVPGDPRRPYPTDLEMRSGMLGHMANLPSNGMNGHLPGDALAAGRLPDVLTPHYPWQPSDVSVGMLPPHHGNDFGLEPPGHNKENEDDVEAMSTDSSSSSSDSD; encoded by the exons ATGACGTCACATCCGTTCGTCGTAAAGAGAGATTCAAACATGGCGACGCTGGCGGAGAAATCAACGAAGGAGcgtcttctttctcttttggaCGACTTAGAGGTTTTATCACg GGAGCTGATAGAGATGTTGGCACTGTCCAGAAGTCAGAAACTCCCTCAGCCAGGAGAAGACACGCAG ATCTTGGAGCTACTCGTGCAGAGGGACAAGGAGTTCCAGGAGCTGATGGAGGTGGCACAGCAGCAGGGGAAGGTCCACCAGGAGATGCAGCTGCTAGAAAAGGAGGTGGAGAAGAGGGACAGCGacatccagcagctgcagaaacagctGAAGGAGGCCGAGCACATCCTG GCCACGGCTGTTTACCAGGCTAAAGAGAAGCTGAAATCCATCGAGAAGGCCAGAAAAG GAAGCATATCTTCCGAAGAAATCATCAAATACGCTCACCGAATCAGCGCCAGTAACGCCGTGTGCGCGCCGCTCAACTGGGTGCCGG GTGACCCGCGCAGACCGTACCCTACTGACCTGGAGATGCGCAGCGGGATGCTGGGGCACATGGCCAACCTGCCGTCCAACGGGATGAACGGACATCTGCCAGGAGACGCTCTGGCTGCAGGACGGCTGCCTG ACGTTCTGACGCCTCACTACCCCTGGCAGCCCTCAGATGTCTCAGTAGGGATGcttcctcctcaccatggaAATGACTTCGGCCTGGAGCCGCCGGGTCACAACAAGGAGAACGAGGACGACGTGGAGGCCATGTCCACAGATtcgtccagcagcagcagcgactcagactga